One genomic window of Nicotiana sylvestris chromosome 10, ASM39365v2, whole genome shotgun sequence includes the following:
- the LOC104242461 gene encoding uncharacterized protein gives MHRTLEYKLLTENTNNPLKKRSIHVKWHKPPKGWYKFNIDASYNKNQPSGLGGVFRSTNSSWILGFTKATYTNGALESERLTLLEGLTTAQEWNLFPLEIETDCIQIVNAPDEGRDPQAQLQAGE, from the exons ATGCATAGAACCCTTGAATACAAGCTCCTAACAGAAAATACAAACAACCCTTTAAAGAAGAGATCTATACATGTAAAATGGCATAAACCCCCTAAGGGTTGGTACAAGTTTAATATTGATGCTAGCTATAACAAAAACCAACCAAGTGGCCTGGGAGGAGTATTCAGAAGCACAAATAGTAGTTGGATACTAGGCTTCACAAAAGCCACTTATACAAATGGAGCACTAGAATCAGAACGTCTAACTCTCCTTGAAGGACTCACAACTGCACAGGAATGGAATCTATTTCCCCTCGAAATAGAAACAGACTGCATACAG ATCGTTAATGCACCAGATGAAGGACGTGATCCTCAGGCACAACTTCAGGCAGGGGAATGA